In the Nitrospirales bacterium LBB_01 genome, one interval contains:
- a CDS encoding VacJ family lipoprotein yields the protein MRIFNSKASVSLIIFLLLVISSVPLPAADDANSTLITENTEAQMSALSTDVSDNSTRQTETLLQNDIRSDDKPVGDSGKTSDLEIADPLEPLNRVVFGFNDILYTVVLRPLTGVYNVVVAEDVRDAVDNFFYNLFMPVRFVNAVLQLKFEDAGTELLRFGINSTIGIAGLADFASSDFNLKRKDKDTGQTLAYYGFGQGFYIVWPFLGPMSLRDSFGYAGDIYLKPINYVGSFDKSLALTGYRFTNNLSLHRDDYDSLREAAVDPYLSLRDAYIQYRAAQNKK from the coding sequence ATGCGCATATTTAACAGCAAAGCCAGTGTTTCATTGATTATTTTTCTTCTGCTGGTAATCTCTTCAGTTCCGCTGCCTGCAGCAGATGACGCGAATTCTACCCTGATAACTGAAAACACAGAGGCTCAGATGTCTGCCCTGTCAACCGATGTTAGTGACAATTCAACAAGGCAGACAGAGACGCTTTTACAAAACGATATACGCTCAGATGACAAACCAGTGGGCGATAGCGGCAAGACCAGTGATTTAGAGATAGCCGATCCGCTTGAGCCGTTAAACCGGGTGGTATTTGGATTCAACGACATCTTATATACCGTTGTATTAAGACCGCTTACAGGCGTTTACAATGTAGTTGTTGCAGAGGATGTGCGTGATGCAGTGGATAACTTTTTCTACAATCTCTTTATGCCGGTACGGTTTGTAAATGCAGTCTTACAGTTGAAATTTGAGGATGCCGGCACGGAATTATTACGTTTTGGTATTAATAGCACTATAGGAATTGCTGGTTTAGCAGATTTTGCATCTAGCGATTTTAATTTAAAGAGAAAAGACAAAGACACAGGGCAAACCCTTGCCTACTACGGCTTTGGTCAAGGGTTTTACATTGTCTGGCCATTTTTAGGCCCTATGTCTCTCAGAGATTCCTTTGGCTATGCCGGGGATATATATCTTAAGCCTATAAATTACGTAGGCAGCTTTGACAAATCGTTAGCCCTGACCGGCTACAGGTTTACTAACAACCTGTCGCTTCACAGGGATGATTATGATTCATTGAGGGAAGCTGCCGTTGATCCATACCTATCCCTCAGAGACGCCTACATCCAGTACAGAGCTGCTCAGAACAAAAAGTAA
- a CDS encoding glycosyltransferase family 2 protein produces MDRKITAIIACYKDAQAIPFMYRRLVDVFTRIGVDYEIIFVNDSSPDNAREVLEDLTAQDSKVIAINHSRNFGSQNAFTSGMRISSGDAVVLLDGDLQDPPEVIEHFYYKWLEGFDVVYGVRIKREANLFLNIAYKAFYRVFKYMSYVNIPVDAGDFSLIDRKVVTVINSLPENNRFMRGLRAWTGFKQTGVEYFRPERMFGKSTNSLIKNMAWARKAIFSFSYVPMDFMIVLALFFLFISFILASVQITMKLLHPESSPSGYTTLLLVTIFMGSVQLLCFAIIGSYIAHMYDEIKRRPPYIVESYINYSPKKTSQENDTSH; encoded by the coding sequence ATGGATAGGAAAATAACTGCTATTATCGCTTGTTATAAGGACGCTCAGGCGATACCTTTTATGTACAGGCGGCTTGTAGATGTCTTTACCAGGATAGGAGTTGATTACGAAATCATTTTCGTTAATGACTCAAGCCCTGACAATGCCCGTGAGGTTTTAGAGGATTTGACAGCACAAGACAGCAAAGTAATAGCAATCAATCACTCAAGAAATTTTGGCTCTCAGAATGCTTTCACAAGCGGCATGAGAATATCCTCTGGTGATGCCGTGGTCTTGCTGGATGGCGACCTTCAGGACCCTCCCGAAGTGATTGAACACTTTTATTATAAATGGCTTGAGGGTTTTGATGTTGTCTATGGAGTGAGAATTAAAAGAGAGGCAAATCTGTTTCTTAATATAGCGTATAAGGCATTCTACAGAGTTTTCAAATACATGTCTTACGTTAACATTCCGGTAGATGCCGGAGATTTTTCTCTAATAGACCGTAAGGTTGTAACTGTAATCAACAGCTTACCAGAAAACAACAGATTCATGCGCGGACTTCGTGCATGGACAGGTTTTAAACAAACCGGCGTAGAATATTTCAGGCCGGAGAGAATGTTTGGTAAATCTACAAATTCCCTGATTAAAAACATGGCATGGGCAAGAAAGGCCATTTTTTCTTTTTCATATGTCCCTATGGATTTTATGATTGTGTTAGCGCTATTTTTTCTCTTTATTTCATTTATTTTAGCATCTGTTCAGATTACCATGAAGCTCCTTCACCCTGAGTCATCGCCATCCGGTTACACAACCCTCTTGCTTGTGACAATCTTTATGGGGAGTGTTCAGCTGTTGTGTTTTGCTATTATTGGGTCGTATATAGCGCACATGTATGATGAGATAAAACGCAGGCCCCCATATATCGTGGAAAGCTATATAAATTATTCACCAAAAAAGACATCTCAAGAAAATGACACTTCACACTAA
- a CDS encoding B12-binding domain-containing radical SAM protein has protein sequence MRVVFYDSGYETFGVQYLISVLKEKGHDVRLFFDSSFARDYLAQDFFLMDFFSLSAKQVCDGICAHSPDVVCFSIFTIFYQSNLSVIRLLKRAMPDVKIVCGGVHVSLLPEIVLQNNEIDFVVLGEAEESLPLLVEKLEQMDKQAVKDLTFDQLPGVWNVSKGDLVKRGLSPVPHDLDKIPFPEKAMYYKTNPSLAITYTAIASRGCPYSCSYCNSDTIKSLYGSYKERYYRYRSVENVIAELKYALREYKPKYIMFFDNVFASRKDWLFEFVKRYKEEIGLPYYCQTSPLTHNKESLQLLYDSGCCLLEFGFQSANEDVRREILNRREKTPVMKELIRSAVSIGMFTEVDMIANLPGETEQHLNEALEFFIETRPNWVNLAFLQFYPKTMITDIAISKNILKPEDVAKIEQGYMATSMRLLSKSNLGKTYRVLPFQVFAAFYFNEKIARIIIALTKNKLFSSLLSYLASPFLYFSRIVLSYMDRRDFLIRHHVVRSFHAAKAVLSAKIFGFKKH, from the coding sequence ATGAGAGTAGTTTTTTATGATAGTGGATATGAAACGTTTGGTGTACAATATCTGATTTCTGTATTGAAAGAGAAAGGGCATGATGTCAGGCTTTTTTTCGATTCCTCATTTGCAAGAGATTATTTAGCACAGGATTTCTTTCTTATGGATTTTTTCTCTTTGAGTGCAAAACAGGTTTGTGACGGAATTTGCGCCCATTCCCCTGATGTTGTATGTTTTTCTATTTTCACAATATTTTATCAGAGCAACCTCTCTGTCATAAGGCTGCTTAAACGTGCGATGCCTGACGTTAAAATTGTCTGTGGCGGAGTTCATGTCTCTTTGTTGCCGGAGATTGTTTTACAAAATAATGAGATTGATTTTGTTGTCCTTGGCGAGGCTGAGGAGTCATTACCTCTGCTTGTTGAAAAACTGGAGCAGATGGATAAACAAGCAGTTAAGGACTTGACCTTTGATCAACTGCCTGGTGTTTGGAATGTAAGCAAAGGTGATTTAGTAAAAAGAGGACTCTCCCCTGTGCCGCACGATTTAGATAAAATCCCTTTTCCTGAAAAGGCCATGTATTATAAAACTAATCCATCCCTTGCAATCACATACACTGCCATTGCAAGCCGCGGGTGCCCCTACAGTTGTAGTTACTGTAACAGTGATACGATAAAGTCCCTCTATGGTTCTTATAAAGAACGTTATTACAGGTACAGGTCTGTGGAAAACGTTATAGCCGAACTTAAGTACGCTCTAAGAGAGTATAAGCCAAAGTATATTATGTTTTTTGATAATGTGTTTGCTTCAAGAAAGGACTGGTTATTTGAATTTGTTAAAAGATACAAAGAGGAAATCGGGTTGCCCTACTACTGTCAGACCAGTCCTCTTACCCACAATAAGGAAAGCTTACAGTTGTTGTATGACAGCGGTTGTTGTCTGCTTGAGTTTGGCTTTCAGAGCGCCAATGAGGATGTACGCAGAGAAATATTGAACCGGCGTGAAAAAACTCCAGTTATGAAAGAACTTATAAGGTCGGCTGTAAGTATAGGCATGTTTACTGAGGTTGATATGATAGCCAATTTGCCGGGGGAAACAGAACAGCATCTAAATGAGGCTCTGGAATTCTTTATCGAGACGCGCCCTAACTGGGTAAACCTTGCTTTCCTTCAGTTTTATCCTAAAACAATGATAACAGATATTGCCATTTCAAAGAATATTCTCAAACCTGAAGATGTCGCTAAAATTGAACAGGGTTATATGGCTACTTCTATGAGATTGTTATCAAAATCAAATCTTGGGAAAACATACCGTGTGCTTCCTTTTCAGGTTTTTGCAGCTTTTTATTTTAATGAAAAAATAGCAAGAATAATTATTGCTTTGACCAAAAATAAATTGTTTTCATCTCTTTTGTCCTATTTAGCCTCTCCATTTCTTTACTTCTCACGGATAGTTTTAAGCTACATGGACAGGAGGGACTTTTTGATCAGACATCATGTCGTACGTTCATTCCATGCAGCTAAAGCTGTCTTATCTGCAAAAATATTTGGGTTTAAAAAACATTGA
- a CDS encoding radical SAM protein produces the protein MFGIDKDKLIRRGKILSKLGTAIVKAKLLKKRTPIFVGLYITNLCNLRCKYCFVNIEDRFNEPSRAGFNKDEVIKIVDELYDMGTRWIFLLGGEPLMHKDIGPIVRHITKKGILLHILTNGTLIKQKIDEIDTADSVCISIDGAEDSTDKMRGQGTFKRALSGVETALSRGMLVRVHAVLNKHSLTEMDALVEMAKDMKITITISPPNYLGKSDDPALALTTEDYKEFYQRYRKLKEKGYPIGNSFYSIDKSLHWPVSYHSYITTEQKFAHYTPIPCVIGHTHGCIDAEGTMFNCIQRGCLDGLNIKDVGIKRAWDALPERRADCVSCSSINTIETSAYLNLIPDIMLDGFRFFLGQRK, from the coding sequence ATGTTTGGTATAGATAAAGATAAATTAATAAGACGAGGAAAGATTCTCTCAAAACTTGGCACAGCCATAGTTAAAGCAAAACTGTTAAAGAAAAGAACTCCTATCTTTGTCGGATTATACATTACGAATTTGTGTAATCTCAGGTGTAAGTACTGTTTTGTCAACATAGAGGATCGTTTTAACGAGCCGTCAAGAGCAGGGTTTAACAAAGATGAGGTCATAAAAATCGTAGATGAGCTCTATGACATGGGCACACGGTGGATATTCTTACTAGGCGGAGAACCGCTTATGCACAAAGACATTGGCCCCATTGTAAGGCATATTACCAAGAAAGGGATTTTGCTTCATATACTAACAAACGGCACTCTGATTAAACAGAAAATTGACGAGATAGATACGGCAGACAGCGTTTGCATAAGCATAGACGGCGCTGAGGACTCAACAGACAAGATGCGCGGGCAGGGCACATTTAAACGTGCGCTTAGCGGTGTTGAGACTGCTCTATCACGCGGAATGCTGGTCAGGGTTCATGCCGTGCTAAATAAGCACAGTCTTACCGAGATGGATGCTCTTGTTGAAATGGCAAAGGACATGAAAATAACGATAACAATATCGCCGCCAAATTATCTGGGTAAATCTGATGACCCAGCGCTTGCGCTTACTACTGAGGACTATAAGGAGTTTTATCAGCGCTACAGAAAGCTTAAAGAAAAGGGCTACCCGATTGGTAATTCCTTTTATTCTATTGATAAGTCTCTGCACTGGCCGGTAAGTTATCACTCATACATTACAACCGAGCAGAAATTTGCGCACTATACGCCTATTCCATGTGTCATTGGCCACACTCATGGCTGTATTGACGCCGAGGGCACTATGTTTAACTGCATTCAACGCGGCTGTCTGGATGGGCTAAACATTAAAGACGTTGGAATCAAACGGGCATGGGACGCTCTCCCTGAGCGCAGAGCCGATTGTGTAAGCTGCTCATCTATTAATACTATTGAGACGTCGGCATACTTAAATCTCATTCCGGATATAATGCTGGATGGTTTTAGATTTTTCCTTGGACAACGAAAATAA
- a CDS encoding 1-deoxy-D-xylulose-5-phosphate synthase: MRKAFVTTLVDLALKDSRIVLLTGDLGFMILEPFIERFPERFFNVGVSEQNMAGVATGLAEAGFIPFIYSIAPFAALRTYEFIRNGPIKHNLPVRVVGVGAGFDYGLNGLTHWGLEDISVMRIQPGMTVIVPADSTQAGSALRATWDIAGPVYYSLGKDEDSLVPTLNGNFSMGHIDSVRDGDDFLIITMGGIVFEAIAAADILKASGVSSQIAIVSCVNPPPTDDIVKALRRHKTVLTVEVQYINGGLGSLVSEIIAEHGLNVRLVRFGVRQQIDGPIGNQKFMQTLCGLSGENIAKTALNTLKG, encoded by the coding sequence ATGAGAAAAGCTTTTGTTACAACACTTGTAGATTTAGCCCTAAAAGATAGCCGTATTGTGCTTTTAACCGGTGACTTGGGATTTATGATACTTGAGCCTTTTATTGAACGATTCCCTGAGCGTTTTTTTAACGTAGGAGTCTCAGAGCAAAACATGGCTGGAGTTGCCACAGGTTTAGCGGAGGCTGGGTTTATCCCGTTTATCTATTCAATAGCGCCGTTTGCCGCACTGCGTACGTATGAGTTTATCCGTAACGGCCCTATTAAGCATAATCTTCCTGTCAGAGTAGTTGGAGTGGGCGCCGGATTTGACTATGGTCTGAATGGTCTTACTCATTGGGGATTGGAGGACATTAGCGTGATGCGAATTCAACCTGGGATGACTGTAATTGTCCCTGCCGACAGCACTCAGGCAGGGAGCGCTTTAAGAGCTACGTGGGACATAGCAGGCCCAGTTTATTACAGCTTAGGAAAAGATGAGGATTCCCTTGTGCCAACTCTGAACGGTAATTTTAGTATGGGGCACATTGATAGTGTCAGAGACGGAGATGATTTTTTGATAATAACAATGGGAGGCATTGTGTTTGAGGCTATAGCGGCTGCTGACATTTTAAAAGCCTCCGGTGTAAGTTCTCAAATTGCGATAGTGTCGTGCGTCAATCCGCCTCCCACTGATGACATTGTTAAAGCGCTGAGGCGGCATAAGACGGTGTTAACCGTTGAGGTGCAGTATATAAACGGGGGGCTGGGTTCGCTGGTCTCTGAGATTATAGCCGAGCATGGCCTTAACGTAAGACTTGTACGTTTTGGCGTTCGCCAACAGATAGACGGCCCGATAGGAAACCAGAAATTCATGCAGACTCTCTGCGGTCTGTCTGGTGAAAACATAGCAAAAACTGCATTAAATACGCTTAAAGGATAA
- a CDS encoding transketolase, which yields MLSCQKIREIIITQSKRANVGHIGCALSVADILAVLYGEIIRIDSFTDTHRDRFILSKGHAALALYAVFYLKGWITEQELNTFYTNNTLLAVHPESAHKCVDFSTGSLGQGITFGVGAALAAKMKKSAHRSFVLVSDGECNEGALWEAVMFAAHNRLSNLVVIVDLNGLQALGHTKDIISLEPLSEKWRSFGWNVIEVDGHDTAKMKEVIESLDTLNGPPHVIVADTIFGKGVSFMENNLKWHYMPMTDEEFKSALAEITK from the coding sequence ATGCTTAGTTGCCAAAAAATAAGAGAGATTATTATTACTCAGTCTAAAAGGGCTAATGTTGGGCATATTGGGTGTGCTCTGTCGGTGGCTGATATATTGGCTGTGCTTTACGGAGAAATAATCAGGATAGACAGCTTTACCGACACTCACAGAGATCGTTTTATCCTTTCCAAAGGCCATGCAGCGCTGGCTCTTTATGCCGTGTTTTATCTTAAGGGCTGGATAACAGAGCAAGAACTCAATACTTTCTATACTAATAATACTCTTTTAGCGGTGCATCCGGAGAGCGCTCATAAGTGTGTGGATTTCTCCACAGGCTCACTGGGGCAGGGAATAACATTTGGAGTTGGAGCCGCACTTGCCGCTAAGATGAAGAAATCTGCCCACAGGTCTTTTGTGCTGGTTAGTGACGGCGAGTGTAATGAGGGCGCTCTGTGGGAGGCTGTCATGTTTGCTGCTCACAATAGGTTGTCCAATTTAGTGGTTATTGTGGATTTAAACGGCCTGCAGGCTCTGGGTCATACCAAAGATATAATCTCGTTAGAACCTTTAAGCGAAAAGTGGCGCTCTTTTGGATGGAATGTAATTGAGGTTGACGGTCATGATACTGCTAAGATGAAAGAGGTTATTGAAAGCCTTGACACCCTTAACGGCCCTCCGCATGTGATAGTTGCTGATACGATTTTTGGTAAAGGTGTCTCTTTTATGGAAAATAACTTGAAATGGCACTACATGCCTATGACTGATGAAGAGTTCAAATCCGCTCTTGCCGAGATTACAAAATGA
- a CDS encoding class I SAM-dependent methyltransferase, with product MTLHTKQLFHTKCAICDTEGNSTELYGASFEPESLDSVKFSARRVPDKTHYRIVKCNGCGLIRSDPVVSADIAAGLYHQSSFKYEDEVQNLKITYGKYLKKLTKYGLVKESILEIGCGNGFFLEYAKNFGFAHICGIDPSEDAISKASHDIKQHIICDMIKPGKFQPESFDVICFFQLIDHIYDVGSLLKECYRLLKPGGLILCINHNVGAMSSRLLGEHSPIFDIEHTYLFDESTLSKVFLANNFIVKEVGPALNRISLNYLNHLLPLPSQFKTAVSSFLKYTKVAAASFFLPLGNIYIIAQKPKGTQ from the coding sequence ATGACACTTCACACTAAACAGCTATTCCATACAAAGTGTGCGATTTGTGACACAGAGGGAAACTCTACGGAACTCTACGGAGCAAGTTTTGAACCGGAATCTTTAGACTCCGTAAAGTTTTCGGCGCGCAGAGTGCCAGATAAAACCCACTACCGTATTGTTAAATGTAACGGTTGTGGACTGATTCGTTCAGACCCTGTTGTCTCAGCCGATATTGCTGCAGGGCTTTACCATCAGAGTTCTTTCAAATATGAGGATGAGGTACAAAACCTTAAAATTACTTATGGCAAGTACTTAAAAAAGTTAACTAAATATGGATTAGTGAAAGAATCAATTCTTGAAATCGGCTGCGGAAACGGTTTTTTTTTGGAATATGCCAAAAACTTTGGCTTTGCCCATATTTGTGGCATAGATCCATCTGAGGATGCAATTTCAAAAGCTTCTCATGACATAAAACAGCATATTATTTGTGACATGATAAAACCCGGAAAGTTTCAACCGGAAAGCTTTGATGTGATTTGTTTTTTTCAATTGATAGACCATATTTATGATGTCGGTTCACTGTTAAAGGAATGTTATCGGCTGCTTAAACCAGGCGGCCTTATCCTGTGTATCAATCACAATGTAGGCGCCATGTCCAGCCGCTTACTTGGCGAACATAGTCCAATTTTTGATATAGAACATACATACCTGTTTGATGAGAGCACTCTAAGTAAAGTGTTTCTTGCCAATAATTTTATAGTAAAAGAAGTTGGCCCGGCTCTAAACCGTATTTCATTAAACTACTTGAACCATCTGCTGCCGCTGCCATCACAATTTAAAACGGCAGTGTCGTCATTTTTAAAATATACAAAGGTTGCCGCCGCATCGTTTTTTTTACCACTTGGTAATATTTATATCATTGCACAGAAACCAAAGGGGACACAATGA